Proteins from a genomic interval of Lolium perenne isolate Kyuss_39 chromosome 1, Kyuss_2.0, whole genome shotgun sequence:
- the LOC127293248 gene encoding histone H4: protein MSGRGKGGKGLGKGGAKRHRKVLRDNIQGITKPAIRRLARRGGVKRISGLIYEETRGVLKIFLENVIRDAVTYTEHARRKTVTAMDVVYALKRQGRTLYGFGG from the coding sequence ATGTCGGGGCGCGGCAAGGGGGGCAAGGGGCTGGGCAAGGGCGGCGCCAAGCGGCACCGGAAGGTGCTGCGCGACAACATCCAGGGCATCACCAAGCCGGCCATCCGGCGCCTCGCTCGCCGCGGCGGCGTCAAGCGCATCTCGGGGCTCATCTACGAGGAGACCCGCGGCGTGCTCAAGATCttcctcgagaacgtcatccgcgacGCCGTCACCTACACCGAGCACGCGCGCCGCAAGACCGTCACCGCCATGGACGTCGTCTACGCGCTCAAGCGCCAGGGACGCACCCTCTACGGCTTCGGCGGCTAA